The Anopheles gambiae chromosome 2, idAnoGambNW_F1_1, whole genome shotgun sequence genomic sequence GTCGCAGGAGTCGGTAGAGAGCGACGATAAGCCCGAACATAATCCGATGGTCGACGCCGGGTCCGCCAAGCAATCCACCAGTGTGCCTCCGAGCGAAGAGCAGGAAACGCCAACGACGAAAGATTCCGAGTTCAGCCAGGAAGTGGCGCCCACAAATGACTCGCAGCTGTCGCAGGTGTCCAGCAACAGTCAGCTGCTAACGGCGACGGCCGCATCCTCCAGCGAGGAAGCTCAACCGCCAGAGGAGAACGAACGGCTGGACATTACCGAGGAAGCGCAAATGCCAACGCTGTTCAGCAGCTCCACCGACAAGCTTTCCAGCTCGAACGAAAGCGAACACGAGGGAAAAGAAGCGGGTAAGAAGATTACGTTCGATTTCAAGAAGGATGAGTACGATTTCGTTGGCACTGAGCGTCCGTCAGCAATGACCTTGGGTGAGGAAAGCAACGCCGAAGGTAATCGCGAGCCGGATCCAGAAGGTAAGTGGGCAGCTTATTATTTGTGGAATAAACTAATGACATTACGAAACTACATATTTGCAGAAGACAGCAGTACCCCGACGGCTACGCCTACCGAAACACCAACAGAAACACCAACCAAACCCAAAGACTCCGAAGAGCCGAACCTCGCGCTGCAGGACGAGGAAACGTCGCAGTCGGAACATTCGCTTAAAATTTGCGAAGACTCGTTCAGTGACGACAATACGAAAGATTCCCAGTCCAAAGATGCTCCCGCCTCGGTTCAGGATAGTCCGTCGAAGATGAAAGGACTTACCGacgccagcagctgcagcgtgAAGAGCGATGACGGTGGTAAAAATGTTACTGCAACTCCGGCAGATGATAAGAAAGATGAACAGGTTCCACCCGAACCGGAACCCGAAGCTGCGAGTGATGAACAAAAGTCGGAAGAGAAAGCAATGGAAGAAACAAAGGAGGAAAAAGTACAGGAAAATACCGAACGGAAGGATAAAAGTCCAAAATCCGACAAAGACGACGACGATCACTACCAAGAGCATCGCAAGCATGAACCGAACCGTCGATCGAGCGATCGTGATTCGGAGGATGGTAACGATAAGCACGATTCGGGCGGGTCAGCAGCACCATCGGCGAACGGTACAGCAGAGAAGCCAAATCCCTCCGCACAGGAATCCAGTGAGAATGCACCCGAGAAGGAAAAATCCCCCGCAAAAGAGCCTACAGATGGGATCGACCCACTGATGCTAAGCAAGGAGCGGGACCGACTTTGCGGCTCCGTCACACCGACCGGTGAAGGAGCGCCCATGGATTCATCCTCCTCCGGCATCCAGTCGGGCGACGATTCGGAGAAGAGCCCTGAAACGCTCAAATCGTACAGCAAGCCGGAATCGATCGTGCTCCCCGTGCAGCCAGTCGTAATCGATCAGATGCTGACGAGCATGGAGGACGACAAAATCGAACGACTGCTTAACGGCGAAACACATACGAACGATGCAACGCTCGAATCACTCAAGCGGCAATGGCAGTCGACGGAGGGCAGGATCCGAAAGCCCAAATTTGCTTCCAACTTTTCCGAAGCGCGTCGGCTGATGAAAGTGCGCAAGCAGATGCAGCGCCAGGAGCAGAAATGTCGCGAGCAGGCGCTAGCGATGGCGAAAAAGTACATCAGCGAAAGCAAAGCATTCGGCGGCCGCTGTATGGAGGATCAGGGCATTGAGCTGGAGTTTGTGTGCGACGGGACGCGTAAATCGCCCGGGCCGACCATTTCTTCCCCAATCCCGAAGGCGGAACCGACGGGGGAGAGTGTGCAGGTGGGCGGAGGGAGCGATCCGGAGCTACGGTACTTCCCCGAGGAGCAGGAAGTGTTCCAGCTCGACGAGAAGCGGCTCGACTTTCTGCGCTCCAAGACGGAGGGCGTCACGTTCGGTAAGAACTTTAAGGTACAGCATTACCGTACGATCGTCTACTCGCTCACCGTGGCAACGCCAAAGGTAGCGAAACGAGCTGCCACGCCGGGTGCGGCGGGCAGTGGCAAGGCAAAGCGTACCGCGACCGTTAACGGGGTGGCGAAAAAGCTGGACCTTACGGTGGAAGACGAAAGCAAGCGGGCCGGTTTGGCGACGATCCGCAAGCAACGATCCATCAGGAATCGGTTGGTTGAGAAAAGCACACCACCGTCCGTCGGAACGGACGCATAAGaagggcgtgtgtgtgtttgtgtggatgtgCATGTGTAGAGTAACTATTAAAGGCGTAGTCAGACAAAGACAACAATGTCCAGTTTCCAAGGAAGGGTTTTATTAACTGTTAGGctttgatttggatgatcaTTACGAGAGTAAATAAAGAGTTATATTAGTTTTATATCACGAGTTTTGCGTACACCGAGACTAACGGGAGGCATTCTTTTGTATGcatttctgtttattttttcattacataccacaaaataagcaaaaaaaaacatagtacAAACAGTTTCTTAGCCTAGGACACAGACTCTCCAACACGGAAACCTTACAGCTCTACCAGCTCTGCTATTCATATTGTACGCCCGCCCTATTACTGCTAGATTGCGTCCTCTATCTCGGTTTTGGTTGCACAAACTTCCTTAGCTTTCTGCTCACTGTTACACATTTCTGCTTCTCGAGGATCGTTCGTTCCTCGCCGTCGTCCTATGACTAAGATATTACGTTACGCTAAGGaagagaaaacacaaaacccaaCACTGCTGCACGTTTGTAAGATTTGCGGCGCTGCGCCAAATGTATTGCGCAGCCGGCTAACAATATACAGTCCTATATATACAACAAACATTCACACGCGCTGATTAAATTAGCCAAATTGGGTCTCCTGTCCGGGGACAGGTCGGTGACCAGGTTGAGCAGATTGGGACATGGGGTTGGATTAGAAGCATTCCTATACAACCCGTAAACCCGTGCGTGTGCACATTCTTACTCGCTAGGGGGATTTTGGGGAGGGATCCGCCAGCACTCACTACTGCGAAGGATAAGGACACTTGGGGAAAGCAAGGGAATGGCAAGGGGAAGGGAGGGATGCCAATGTAAGTGTTAGCCCTCTCCCGAAACCAGTGGCCTAGGGCGGGCCTTTGGGGGATGCTACCCCACTGTTCCTTCGCCCCGGATTGGTATCAAATACATTAAATAATATCTATAGCTTTTACCAGAAAATGGTTTACCCTTAAATGGCCCCCTTGGACCGCATAACGCTTGCATGATCATTTCTTTATCTTCAAACCAAGCAGGCACAGCAATAGTAAGCTGATGATCCACACGCCGACCGCACCGTATCCCATGTAGACCTGCGAGTTGGTAATGCTCCAACCCTTCGTCAGGACGTTCCGCACCGCTATCGACGGGATGGTGAACGGGAAGCAGTACGCGACGTACTGCAGATATTGGGGCATGCCCTCCAGGGGCCACAGGATCCCTGCAAAGATGGTCGAACACGTAGGAAAGTAAGTACAGGCTCAATGAGGGCAATGGAGATCATTGTAGCGCTTACCGCACAGGATGATCATTGGGTAGAAGCTACCGGTCGCCATAAAGTTGGCGGTTGAGTGCGCATCACAAAAGATGGATATTAGAAGGCCTGCAATGGAGAATGGAGAAGTTGAAAATCACTCATCCACTACTGCCAGACAGCTTCCTGTTCCACTTACCGTACAACATTCCCGCAAAGCccaacagcatcagcaacccGACCACCGTGATATTGCTTCCCTGGTTCTGGGCATCGAACAAGAAGGTGGCCAGCAGAATGATCTCTATGCACTGGAGCAGCATAATGGACGTCTGTGTGATGATGTGCGCAAGCAGCAGTTCCAGCGCCGTAATGCCTGCAGACAAATGGAAGGAGAAATAGTTTAATTGTTCCGCCCCATCCGTTCCACCACGGCTCGTCGTACGTACCGGCTACGATCGTCCGATCCCAAACACCCTCCAACCGGTCCGTGATGAAGATTGTGGCCGTAATTAGCGTGGCCAGAAAGAAGATCATCCTACACAATCAGGGGGAAAaagcaacaaagcaaaaaaacaaagagaagACACTCAAAAGTCTCGATTAACGCTCATTAACCCCACCAACACTTACGTCATAACGACGCCCGGTGCCATGAAGTCGGTAAACTCCTCGTCGAACGTGCCGTACACGGGCGTCTCGAACGTGATCGGTATGTTGGCTAGCTGCTTCGGCAGCCGGCAGTCGGTCATGAGGCTTTCCGCAAACTCCCGGTACGTCTGCAGCAGCTTCTTCTCGATGAAGAACGTGATCTGCTGGTCCGACTTGTCCAGGTACACCTTGATCTCGGACGTGTGGAACGAACCGTCGTCCGCGTCCCGCACATTGTCCCGCACGTCCTGCAGCGATTCGGTGAAGTTTTCGGAGAAGTGGATAAAGCCCAGGATCTTGCCCTTGCGTGCATCGCGATACGCATCCTCGTACGTGTCGTAGTATTCCTGCATGGGAGTCGTGTGTGACGTTGTAAGACTAGGTTGCAAGTCATGAGTTTGCGAGATCTACTGCCACCTACCTGTATCGCAACGCTCCGGTTAAGCTTCTCCAAAAACCTGCACGACACCTTGTACAGATCACAGTCGTAGTCCTCGCGGTAGTAGGTGGTGATGAGCGACTCGTTGAAGCACTGCCGTATGTTGGTCAGCTCCTCGTTCACGATACCGAGCCGCAGATCTTTCGGGTTGCCGCCGACTGCGACGTAGAAGCTTACCAGCTGAAATATCGGATACAGGAACAGGAAGACCATCCCACTGTTTCGGAACGGGAAGCGGGGAGATTTCACCGAAAATGAAAAACCAAATGACTCGATTAGTTCGCAACTAGCACAGGAACCACGCGTGGTCAGCGTAGACACGGAAGTAGGTACGCGATCGCGATACGCGTCGAAGAGGATGATCTGTTGGACGATCGATGAAACTAACGAGGTGTTGGTGGGCATTAATGAACGAAACGTGCTGTTGGTTGTCGCGGTCTACGTTCTACGTTCATGTTTCATGTACTGTTGTACTTGTACCTGTGGCGTCATCTAGAAGAGAGGGCTAAGGGGTTTGGGAAACTAAATTTTCGTTACACAATTCTTTTTTATCATGTTGTAGGTCGAAATCATTCCAACACGTTCAAAAGCGACTATGTTCAAGCGACATTGTTTAGTAAGGGAATTCAAAGATTGTTAACAGTAACAGTAGTGGCGGGCGAATTTTATAAAAGCGTTGAAAGCACTTCTCTAATGTACACACCTTGCTTATGTCTTAATCAGTTTATATAGTCACAGTAAGGTAATAGGGGTTTAGTTGTTCTACGCGTCCGAGAAGGTATCAATCCGAGTAGTTAGCGTCATATTTACATGTCCAAGTGGTCTTAATTTCTGTGCAATGCAGTCCACAAAGTGCTAGCGTAAAGGTGATTAAGATTTTGCCCCACAGTGCCCCAAATCGTCCTGTTTAACATAAGAAACCCccctcaaaacacacacacatacacttccCACATGTGTCTTGTGTGTATCTGTAGATGTCCTGCAGAACAGTCCGTTGTTGCTTGATCGATGAAACGTTCTATGAGAGATGGATAATGGAGATGGCGATGAAATGTAGTACTACTGTCTAGTATCTGTTGTAAGCCACATTCAGTCTTCTCTTTCAAACcagatcacacacacacacatacacaatcacAAGCAAACGCGTATAATTATAAAAACCATGGAGAAAGGGCTTTAGCTAGGGCCCCCGGGCCTTGGGGCCTAACCGACTAACATGCCCGCCTAACTCCGTAAGCTACTCACGCCGGTTGTCGGATCATCTGCAGAAAGTTCTTCGACAGCAGTGCATTCATGCGCCGCTTGCTGGTGAAGCTGACCAGCTCCTTGATTGTGCTGGTGAGCGGTTTTCGCTTTTCCGCAAACAGGCccccgccaccgccaccaccgccgccgtccTTGGCCTTCTGCTCGTTCGTCCCCAGCGCCGGTATCACCTTCTTCAGGTCCTGGGCGCCAGCAATTGCCCGCAGCGTCGCCGTTTGGTGTGTCGTGCGGTCGGCCTCCTCCGAAGGGCCGTGCTTCTGGCAGAGGTTAAGAAAGGCCTCCTCGAGCGACGTGCAGGAGAACCGCTCCAGGATGTTGGTGGGCGAGTCCTCCGCCAGCAGAATGCCGTTACGCATCAGCCCGATCTGTTACGGTG encodes the following:
- the LOC1281054 gene encoding cell surface glycoprotein 1 isoform X2; this translates as MIDDPHFIDAMVHELKSQGLFDQFRKECLADVDTKPAYQNLRQRVEGTVNKFLGQQEWSDNIRYKNQLREQLRKNIIESGFLDTGVERIVDQVVNPKIATIFQPKVEEIVYNYLGIEKPKSSVNGNEQAAARPESLLEDLEAVSPDSDKKSEGSLTPSPPPLPPQPPPPEEPEEHGVENMDIDEEDDALDESKEQDDFESPAFEPLEMRSPSKPKEDTNDSNSSVISGLTSQESVESDDKPEHNPMVDAGSAKQSTSVPPSEEQETPTTKDSEFSQEVAPTNDSQLSQVSSNSQLLTATAASSSEEAQPPEENERLDITEEAQMPTLFSSSTDKLSSSNESEHEGKEAGKKITFDFKKDEYDFVGTERPSAMTLGEESNAEGNREPDPEEDSSTPTATPTETPTETPTKPKDSEEPNLALQDEETSQSEHSLKICEDSFSDDNTKDSQSKDAPASVQDSPSKMKGLTDASSCSVKSDDGGKNVTATPADDKKDEQVPPEPEPEAASDEQKSEEKAMEETKEEKVQENTERKDKSPKSDKDDDDHYQEHRKHEPNRRSSDRDSEDGNDKHDSGGSAAPSANGTAEKPNPSAQESSENAPEKEKSPAKEPTDGIDPLMLSKERDRLCGSVTPTGEGAPMDSSSSGIQSGDDSEKSPETLKSYSKPESIVLPVQPVVIDQMLTSMEDDKIERLLNGETHTNDATLESLKRQWQSTEGRIRKPKFASNFSEARRLMKVRKQMQRQEQKCREQALAMAKKYISESKAFGGRCMEDQGIELEFVCDGTRKSPGPTISSPIPKAEPTGESVQVGGGSDPELRYFPEEQEVFQLDEKRLDFLRSKTEGVTFGKNFKVQHYRTIVYSLTVATPKVAKRAATPGAAGSGKAKRTATVNGVAKKLDLTVEDESKRAGLATIRKQRSIRNRLVEKSTPPSVGTDA
- the LOC1281054 gene encoding biorientation of chromosomes in cell division protein 1-like 1 isoform X1, which gives rise to MIDDPHFIDAMVHELKSQGLFDQFRKECLADVDTKPAYQNLRQRVEGTVNKFLGQQEWSDNIRYKNQLREQLRKNIIESGFLDTGVERIVDQVVNPKIATIFQPKVEEIVYNYLGIEKPKSSVNGNEQAAARPESLLEDLEAVSPDSDKKSEGSLTPSPPPLPPQPPPPEEPEEHGVENMDIDEEDDALDESKEQDDFESPAFEPLEMRSPSKPKEDTNDSNSSVISGLTSQESVESDDKPEHNPMVDAGSAKQSTSVPPSEEQETPTTKDSEFSQEVAPTNDSQLSQVSSNSQLLTATAASSSEEAQPPEENERLDITEEAQMPTLFSSSTDKLSSSNESEHEGKEAGKKITFDFKKDEYDFVGTERPSAMTLGEESNAEGNREPDPEGKWAAYYLWNKLMTLRNYIFAEDSSTPTATPTETPTETPTKPKDSEEPNLALQDEETSQSEHSLKICEDSFSDDNTKDSQSKDAPASVQDSPSKMKGLTDASSCSVKSDDGGKNVTATPADDKKDEQVPPEPEPEAASDEQKSEEKAMEETKEEKVQENTERKDKSPKSDKDDDDHYQEHRKHEPNRRSSDRDSEDGNDKHDSGGSAAPSANGTAEKPNPSAQESSENAPEKEKSPAKEPTDGIDPLMLSKERDRLCGSVTPTGEGAPMDSSSSGIQSGDDSEKSPETLKSYSKPESIVLPVQPVVIDQMLTSMEDDKIERLLNGETHTNDATLESLKRQWQSTEGRIRKPKFASNFSEARRLMKVRKQMQRQEQKCREQALAMAKKYISESKAFGGRCMEDQGIELEFVCDGTRKSPGPTISSPIPKAEPTGESVQVGGGSDPELRYFPEEQEVFQLDEKRLDFLRSKTEGVTFGKNFKVQHYRTIVYSLTVATPKVAKRAATPGAAGSGKAKRTATVNGVAKKLDLTVEDESKRAGLATIRKQRSIRNRLVEKSTPPSVGTDA
- the LOC1281053 gene encoding ABC transporter G family member 20, with amino-acid sequence MTAVEVISGYKYYGKANDPNKKIVLNHLNMSVTRGSIYGLLGASGCGKTTLLSCIVGRKFLNDGEINVLGGTPGTAGSGVPGPRIGYMPQDIALVEEFTIKETIYYFGRIYGMSKEKIRERYKLLKHLLELPGDDRYVGNCSGGQQRRVSFAAAMVHEPELLILDEPTVGLDPLLREKIWQYLVETTSTSKMAVIITTHYIEEAKQAGFIGLMRNGILLAEDSPTNILERFSCTSLEEAFLNLCQKHGPSEEADRTTHQTATLRAIAGAQDLKKVIPALGTNEQKAKDGGGGGGGGGLFAEKRKPLTSTIKELVSFTSKRRMNALLSKNFLQMIRQPAGMVFLFLYPIFQLVSFYVAVGGNPKDLRLGIVNEELTNIRQCFNESLITTYYREDYDCDLYKVSCRFLEKLNRSVAIQEYYDTYEDAYRDARKGKILGFIHFSENFTESLQDVRDNVRDADDGSFHTSEIKVYLDKSDQQITFFIEKKLLQTYREFAESLMTDCRLPKQLANIPITFETPVYGTFDEEFTDFMAPGVVMTMIFFLATLITATIFITDRLEGVWDRTIVAGITALELLLAHIITQTSIMLLQCIEIILLATFLFDAQNQGSNITVVGLLMLLGFAGMLYGLLISIFCDAHSTANFMATGSFYPMIILCGILWPLEGMPQYLQYVAYCFPFTIPSIAVRNVLTKGWSITNSQVYMGYGAVGVWIISLLLLCLLGLKIKK